One Lycium barbarum isolate Lr01 chromosome 5, ASM1917538v2, whole genome shotgun sequence genomic window carries:
- the LOC132639155 gene encoding uncharacterized protein LOC132639155 — protein sequence MSNECRFTLVGKFIKTRPQIEKLRARFAEKITVKGKATIGVYDYRTVFLNFSMEEDFKAVWYKRSIEIDEQVMWLEKWTPEFKPDEDSPIVPVWVLLPGLPFHLHTWNYVKQVVAPIGTPLTMDAATKNRTRPSMAKVRVEVNLTKTKLTSIFVGTEDENFPRKGFYQKIEYENVPKFCTHCRILGHSILQCRRVEKKKVEEVENKENRKLTQNNKVQVEESVDDDNVVETNQ from the coding sequence ATGTCTAACGAATGCAGATTTACACTTGTTGGAAAATTCATTAAAACCAGACCACAAATAGAGAAACTTCGAGCAAGATTCGCGGAGAAAATTACGGTCAAAGGTAAAGCTACTATCGGGGTTTATGACTACCGAACTGTCTTTCTTAATTTCTCGATGGAGGAAGATTTTAAGGCTGTGTGGTATAAAAGATCCATTGAAATTGATGAACAAGTAATGTGGTTGGAAAAATGGACACCGGAGTTCAAACCCGATGAGGACTCTCCGATAGTCCCTGTTTGGGTATTGTTACCTGGTTTGCCTTTCCATTTGCACACCTGGAATTATGTAAAACAAGTAGTAGCCCCAATAGGAACTCCACTCACCATGGATGCTGCAACAAAAAATCGAACCAGACCAAGCATGGCCAAAGTGAGAGTGGAGGTAAACTTAACCAAGACCAAGTTAACTTCTATTTTTGTTGGAACGGAGGATGAAAATTTCCCTCGAAAAGGTTTCTACCAGAAGATCGAATATGAGAATGTACCAAAATTTTGTACTCATTGCAGAATTTTAGGACATTCTATATTGCAGTGTAGAAGGGTTGAAAAAAAGAAAGTTGAGGAGGTGGAGAACAAAGAAAATAGGAAGTTAACGCAGAACAATAAGGTACAGGTTGAGGAAAgtgttgatgatgataatgttGTAGAAACTAATCAGTAG